Below is a window of Streptomyces sp. ITFR-16 DNA.
GATCACGGCCTTGGTGACATGGACCGTGTCGCTGTAGCCGGTCAGGGCCGGTCCGGCCTCGGCCTTGTTGTTGGTGAGCGTCGCCGCGACCTCCGCGTCGCCCTTCGCCCACGCGGCGAGGAACTTCTTCGACGTGTCGGCGATCTCCTGTTCGGTGACCGGTCCCGTCTTCACCTCTTCCGAGGCGGACTTGGTGTCCCCGCCCCCGACCCCGCTGTCTCCCAGACCGTCCAGGATGTTGTACGCCCCGTAGCCGACCCCGCCGACCACGACCGCGAACACCCCGCCGATCACACCGACCTTCACTCCACTGCGCATCTGCGGTCCCCCTCCCCAGGAGGCCCCCTTGAACGTGTTCAAGGGGGCTGTGCCCGGCACTTTACGGGACGGTAGTGGCAGGGGGACCGGTTGTTTTCGGAATGCGATCCGGGGGTATCCGAAGAGGGCGGTCAAATCCAGGTATCCAGCCACATCCGATCTCGCCAGGAATCCTCAGGAATCGGTGTTCCCGTATACAGCGGCCAGAAATAGATGAAATTCCAGACAATCAACAGGACCAGAACACCGGCCGCGACGGCCCCCAGGGTCCGGCGCCGTTCACCCGAGGGATCACTCTTCGCCAGACCCAATTCATGGGCCGCCCCGGTGCCCGCCGCCGGACCCAGCAGGGCGCCGATCATCATCGCCACCGCCAGACACAGGAACGGCACGAACACGACCGCGTAGAAAAGGAAAATGGTGCGTTCCTGGTACAGGAACCACGGCACCCAGCCCGCGGCCACCCCGCAGGCGATCGCGCCCGCCCGCCAGTCGCGCCGGAAGATCCATCGCCACAGCACGTACAGCAGGGCGAAGCACGCGGCCCACCACAGCAGCGGGGTGCCGAGCGCCAGCACCTCGCGGGCGCACTTGCCGGTGGAGGAGGCGGCGCAGCCGTTCTGCTCCTCGTAGAAGTACGAGACGGGCCGGCCCAGCACGATCCAGCTCCAGGGATTGGACTGGTAGGTGTGACCGGACGTCAGGTTCACATGGAACTCGTAGACCTGGTTCTCGTAGTGCCACAGGCTGCGCAGCCAGTCCGGCAGCCAGGTCCAGCTGCCGCCCCTGCCGTCGGTCGCCGCCCAGTCCCGGTAGTAGCCGTGCCGGTCCGGGTCGTTGCGGACGATCCAGCCGGTCCAGGACGCGAGGTACGTGAGGATCGCGACCGGCACCGTGGAGACGAACGCCGGCACCAGGTCCCGCTTCAGGACCGCCGTGTACGGCCGCACCGCGCCCGCGGTCCGGCGGGCGCCCGCGTCCCACAACACCGTCATCAGGCCGAACGCGACCATGATGTACAGCCCGTTCCACTTGGTGGCGAAGGCCAGGCCGAGCGAGATACCGGCCGCGATCCGCCAGGGCCGCCAACCGAGCCGCAGCCCCTCCGCGACCCCGGTGTCCGGGCGCAGCACCCCGTCCTCGTCGGCCGGCAGCGCGGCCGCGAGCCTGCGCCTGGCCCAGTCGCGGTCGATCAGCAGACAGCCGAAGGCGGCCAGCACGAAGAACATCAGCACCAGGTCGAGCAGCGCGGTGCGGCTCATCACGAAGTGCAGCCCGTCCACGGCGAGCAGTGCGCCCGCCAGACAGCCCAGGAACGTCGAGCGGAACAGCCTTCGGCCGATCCGGCACAGCATCAGCACCGACAGCGTGCCGAGCACCGCGACCATGAACCGCCAGCCGAACGGCGTGAATCCGAAGATCTGCTCACCGATGCCGATGATCCACTTGCCGACGGGCGGATGCACCACATAGCCGGGGTCCGTCGGGATCTTCACCTGCGAGGGATCGTTCAGGATCAGCTTGTCGACGTCCTTGGGCCACGAGCCCTCGTACCCCTGGTTGATCAGCGCCCAGGAGTCCTTCGCGTAATACGTCTCGTCGAATATCACCGCGTGCGGGCTGCCCAGGTTCCAGAACCGCAGCACCCCCGCGACCAGCGCCACCAGCAGCGGGCCGCCCCACGCCGACCAGCGCACCAGCCGGTCCGCGAGCAGCGGGGGCACACCGAGCACCGCCCACAACTGGCTCCCGGGGCGGATGTACGGAGGGATCAGCCGCTCCCGCAGCCCGATTCCGGGGCGCGGGGAATGGCCGAAGCGGCGCAGCCGCTGCTGCCAGGAAGTCGGCTCCGGGCCGTGCTGTTCCCCGGCGTCTTGGCCCTGCCGGGCTTCGGGCGCTGTACTCGTCACCGCGCCATCGTAGGGAACGCATCTGTGCGAGCGGCGCCGCCCGTGCTGGGAGGATGGACGTTGTGACTGGAACGACTGGAACGCTGGTACTCGCAGGGACCCCCATCGGCGATGTGGCGGACGCCCCGCCACGCCTCGCCGCCGAACTGGAGACGGCCGACGTCGTCGCCGCCGAGGACACCCGCCGGCTGCGCCGGCTGACCCAGGCGCTGGGCATCCACACCACGGGGCGTGTCGTCTCCTACTTCGAGGGCAACGAGTCCGCCCGTACGCCCGAACTCGTCGAGGCGCTGGTGGGCGGGGCCCGGGTGCTGCTGGTCACGGACGCGGGGATGCCGTCCGTCTCCGACCCCGGCTACCGGCTGGTCGCCGCCGCCGTGGAGAAGGACATCAAGGTCACCGCGGTGCCCGGCCCCTCCGCCGTGCTCACCGCGCTCGCCCTGTCCGCGCTGCCGGTGGACCGCTTCTGCTTCGAGGGCTTCCTGCCGCGCAAGGCCGGGGAGCGCCTGGGCAAGCTGCGCGAGGTCGAGGGGGAGCGCCGCACGATGGTCTTCTTCGAGGCCCCGCACCGCCTCGACGACACGCTCGCCGCGATGGCCGAGGTCTTCGGCGCCGACCGGCGGGCCGCCGTCTGCCGGGAGCTGACCAAGACGTACGAGGAAGTCAAGCGCGGCCCGCTGGGCGACCTCGCACTCTGGGCGGCCGAGGGCGTACGGGGCGAGATCACCGTCGTCGTCGAGGGCGCGCCGGAGTCCGGGGCGGAGGAACTGGACGCCGAGGAGCTGGTGCGCAGGGTGCGGGTGCGCGAGGAGGCGGGGGAGCGGCGCAAGGAGGCGATCGCGGCCGTGGCCGCCGCCGCGGGCCTGCCCAAACGCGAGGTGTTCGACGCGGTCGTCGCAGCAAAGAATGCTGCTCGGACCGGCCCAGGAGACGGCAAAGGACTATCGTGAAAGGCAAAGCGCGAGCCGCGTACCGGCCCCTTTTGCCACAACCGGGCCAAGACCGCATCAACACTCGACAGGGCACGGTGCGCTCCCGCCGGTAAAGGCGTCCACTGGATCCAGGACGCATTCTCCGGAGTGCTTGTCCGGCGGACAAGAGGAGCAGGCATGAGCGAGATCGCAGCAGCCACCGTCCACGAGGCGTATGCCTTCGCTTGCATGAGGTGCGGATACGGCTGGGAACAGGCCTACGAAATAGAGCACCACGTCGACGCCTCCAACAACGCATTCGTGGTCTACAAGGCGGACGGCGAACGGGTGCCCTCACCCCTTTCCACCCCGACCTGCACCAACTGCGGCGGCCACGTCGTACGGATCATGCGGGCCGGCCGGGTCTCGACGGTGCAGCAGCTGCTCCAGAACCGCCGCCCCGCCGACGAGTCCGAGGCGCGCGAGCCCGTGGCCGCGACCGCCGCCCCGGCGGGCGAGGAGCGCCACTGGCACCTGTCCGACCTGCTGCACCCCTTCCGCAGGTAGGGCCCCGGCTGCGGTCCTCGTACGATCGTGGCCATGAGCCGTACCGAACCCCCGCCGCTGCCGGAACCCCTCCGGGTGCCGGTCGCCGACTCGCACACCCACCTGGACATGCAAGACGGCACCGTGGAGGAGGGCCTCGCCAGGGCCGCCGCGGTGAACGTGACGACCGTGATCCAGGTCGGGTGCGATGTGCAGGGCTCCCGCTGGGCCGCCGAGACCGCCGCCGCGCACCCGCAGGTGCACGCGGCCGTGGCCCTCCACCCCAACGAGGCGCCTCGCATCGTGCTCGGGGACCCAGGGGGCACCTCCGGGGGAGGCCGGTCGCGGCAGGGGGCGCGCGAGGGGGGCGGCACGGCCGCGCTCCACGAGGCGCTCGCGGAGATCGACGCGCTGGCCGCGCTGGAGCACGTACGCGGCGTCGGCGAGACGGGGCTCGACTACTTCCGCACCGGGCCCGAGGGCGTGGCCGCCCAGGAGGAGTCCTTCCGGGCCCACATCGAGATCGCCAAGCGGCACGGCAAGGCGCTCGTCATCCACGACCGCGAGGCGCACGCGGACGTGCTGCGCATCCTCGCGGACGCGGGCGCACCCGAGCGGACCGTCTTCCACTGCTACTCGGGCGACGCCGACATGGCCAGGACCTGCGCGGAGGCCGGGTACTTCATGTCCTTCGCGGGCAACATGACGTTCAAGAACGCCCAGCCGCTGCGCGACGCGCTGGCCGTCGCGCCCATGGAGCTGGTGCTGGTCGAGACGGACGCGCCGTTCCTGACCCCCGCCCCCTACCGGGGACGGCCCAACGCCCCTTATCTGATCCCGGTCACGCTGCGCGCCATGGCGGCGGTGAAGGGCGTCGACGAGGACACCCTGGCCTCGGCGGTCGCCGACAACACCGCGTGCGCGTTCGACTACTGACCGCCGCTGCCGACCGCCCGTGACCATCCGGGGCGACGCTCGGTAGTCATACCGCTTTGGAGAGTGACGGCAGGCTCCGCTATTGTCCCGGGCGCCAAGAGCGAGCCGGCCGGTACGGACCTTCTGGAGCGTCGTGAGCAATTCGCAGGGCAGTCACCGCGCGGTACGCGGCAGGGGCCGCACGGCGGTCGCCGCCGCCCCCGCCGCCGTCCCGGCACCGTCCCCCGTACCGCCGCACGAGGCGCTGACGCTCGGCGCCCGCCCGCTGCACCCGCCGACCGCCGTGGACCTCCCGGCGCCGGGACCCGCCGACCGGGCCGCCACGCTCGCCGCGCTCACCGTGCCCGCCCCCGGCGGCCGGGCCGGGGCGCGGCGGGCCGCACGGCGCCGACGGGTGCCCGTGCGCCCCGAGAACCTGCGCCGGCTGGTCCCGCAGGCCCTCGTCGTCGCGTTCCTGGCGGGCGGCACCACCGCGTTCGTCGCCGACGACAAGGCCGTGGTGCTGGACATCGACGGGGAGGCGCGCACCCTGCACACCTTCGCGGACGACGTCGGTGAACTCCTCGCCGAACAGGGCATCGACGCCGACGGGCCCGCGACGGTCACCCCGGCCCCGGACCGCGCGCTCGGCCACGGCGACCGGGTCACCGTCCGCAGCAGCCGCCCGGTCACGCTCACGCTCGACGGGGTGCGGCGCCGGGTCTGGACCTCCGAGCACACCGTCGGCGCCGCGCTGCGCCGGCTCGGGGTGCGGGCCGACGGGGCGTACCTCTCCGTCTCGCGGGCCGCGCCGATCGGCCGCACCGGACTCGCCCTGGACGTGCGCACCGAGCGCACCGTGACCGTGATGGCCGACGGCCGCGAGCACACCGTCCGCACCAACGCCGCGACCGTCCGCGAGGCCGTCGCCCGCGCCGGAGTCACCCTGCGCGGCGAGGACACCACCTCGGTCGACCCGGAGAACTTCCCGCGCGAGGGCCAGACGCTCTCGGTGCTCCGCATCACGACCACCCGCCTGGTGCGCGAGGAGCCGCTGCCGTACACCGTGGAACGCTCCGGGGACGCCGCGCTGGCCGCCGGGACCGAGCGGGTCGAGCGCGAGGGGCGGGACGGCGCGTGCCGGGTGCTGTACGCCGTGCGCACCGTCAACGGCGTCCGCCAGGCCCCCAGGGTGCTGGCCGCCGAGGTGGTACGGGAACCGGTCAGCCGGGTCGTGAAGGCGGGCACGGGCCCCCGTGACGCCGCGCGCTGATCCACGGGGGACCACGGCACAGCCCTTACGCTTAACGGGTGAGCACCACAGAGCCCGACGCCCTCCTGGGCCCCGCAGACATCCGCGAGCTGGCCGCGACGCTGGGCGTACGCCCCACCAAGCAGCGCGGCCAGAACTTCGTCATCGACGCCAACACGGTCCGCCGGATCGTGCGGACGGCGGAGGTACGGCCGCAGGACGTGGTGGTCGAGATCGGTCCCGGGCTCGGCTCGCTGACCCTGGCGCTGCTCGAGGCGGCCGACCGGGTCGTCGCCGTCGAGATCGACGACGTGCTCGCGGGCGCCCTGCCGGCCACCGTCGCCGCGCGGATGCCGGAGCGCGCCGACCGGTTCGCGCTGGTCCACTCCGACGCGATGCTCGTAAGGGAACTGCCGGGCCCGCCGCCCACCGCGCTGGTCGCCAACCTTCCGTACAACGTCGCCGTGCCCGTCCTGCTCACCATGCTCGACCGCTTCCCGAGCATCGAGCGCACCCTCGTCATGGTGCAGGCCGAGGTCGCCGACCGGCTGGCCGCCCGGCCGGGCAACAAGGTCTACGGCGTGCCCTCCGTCAAGGCCAACTGGTACACCGACGTCAAGCGCGCCGGCTCCATCGGCCGCAAGGTCTTCTGGCCCGCGCCCAACGTGGACTCCGGGCTCGTCTCGCTGGTCCGCCGCAGCGCGCCCGTGGCGACCACCGCGAGCAAGGCCGAGGTCTTCGCGGTCGTCGACGCCGCCTTCGCCCAGCGCCGCAAGACGCTGCGGGCGGCCCTGGCCGGCTGGGCGGGCTCCGCGCCCGCCGCCGAGGCCGCGCTCGTCGCCGCCGGAGTCTCCCCGCAGGCCCGCGGCGAGGCACTCACCGTCGAGGAGTTCGCCGCCATCGCCGAGCACAGGCCCGCCGAGCACAAGCCCGCCGGGAGCGCCGCGTGAGCGTCACCGTCCGGGTCCCGGCCAAGGTCAACGTCCAGCTCGCGGTCGGCGCCGCCCGCCCCGACGGCTTCCACGACCTCGCCAACGTCTTCCTCGCCGTCGGCCTGTACGACGAGGTCACCGTCACCCCCGCCGACGGGCTGCGGATCACCTGCTCCGGGCCGGACGCGGCCCAGGTCCCGCTGGACGCCTCCAACCTGGCGGCCCGCGCCGCGCTCGCCCTGGCCGCGCGGTACGGCATCGCCCCCGATGTCCACCTCCACATCGACAAGGACATCCCCGTCGCCGGCGGCATGGCCGGCGGCAGCGCGGACGGGGCCGGCGCCCTGCTGGCCTGCGACGCGCTCTGGTCGACCGGCGCGAGCCGCGAGGAACTGCTCGGCATCTGCGCCGAGCTGGGCAGCGACGTCCCGTTCAGCCTGGTCGGCGGCGCGGCCCTCGGCACCGGGCGCGGCGAGCGGCTGACCCCGGTCGAGGTCGGCGGCACCTTCCACTGGGTGTTCGCGGTCGCCGACGGCGGCCTGTCCACCCCGGCCGTCTACGGCGAGTTCGACCGGCTCACGGCCGGGACCCGGGTCCCCGGGCCCGTCGCGTCCGAACGCCTCCTGGACGCGCTGCGCACCGGCGACGCACAGGCCCTGGCCGGCGCGCTGAGCAACGACCTCCAGGCCCCGGCGCTCTCGCTGCGCCCCTCGCTGGCGGACACCCTCGCGGCGGGCACCGGCGCGGGAGCCCTGGCCGCACTGGTCTCGGGCTCCGGGCCGACCACCGCCTTCCTCACCGAGGACGAGGCGTCGGCCCGCAAGGTCGCCGACGCCCTGACCGCCTCGGGCACCTGCCGCACCGCCCGCACGGCGGTGTCCCCGGCACCGGGCGCCACGCTCCGCTGACCGGGGCGGCCGGTCAGCGGAGGCGGACGGTGCGCTTCGCCAGCTCGTACGCCGGGAGCATCGCCCTGTGCTCCTGCGCGTCCAGCCCGCCGAGGTGCACCACGACCGGCCCCCGAGGGGTGGCGACGGCGAAGGCGCGGGCCGGGCGGGACTCGTCCATCAGCTTGCTGTGGAGCGTGTAGGAGACCTCGGTCACCGCCGGTTTCCCGTCCGCGGCCTGCGTGTACGTGACCTTCGAGGCGTTCTCGTCGGCCTTCACGAACCCCTCCAGCGCCCGGCGCGGCGTACCGGCCCCCGCCCCGCCCTGCCACACCCGCAGGAAGCC
It encodes the following:
- a CDS encoding phospholipid carrier-dependent glycosyltransferase yields the protein MTSTAPEARQGQDAGEQHGPEPTSWQQRLRRFGHSPRPGIGLRERLIPPYIRPGSQLWAVLGVPPLLADRLVRWSAWGGPLLVALVAGVLRFWNLGSPHAVIFDETYYAKDSWALINQGYEGSWPKDVDKLILNDPSQVKIPTDPGYVVHPPVGKWIIGIGEQIFGFTPFGWRFMVAVLGTLSVLMLCRIGRRLFRSTFLGCLAGALLAVDGLHFVMSRTALLDLVLMFFVLAAFGCLLIDRDWARRRLAAALPADEDGVLRPDTGVAEGLRLGWRPWRIAAGISLGLAFATKWNGLYIMVAFGLMTVLWDAGARRTAGAVRPYTAVLKRDLVPAFVSTVPVAILTYLASWTGWIVRNDPDRHGYYRDWAATDGRGGSWTWLPDWLRSLWHYENQVYEFHVNLTSGHTYQSNPWSWIVLGRPVSYFYEEQNGCAASSTGKCAREVLALGTPLLWWAACFALLYVLWRWIFRRDWRAGAIACGVAAGWVPWFLYQERTIFLFYAVVFVPFLCLAVAMMIGALLGPAAGTGAAHELGLAKSDPSGERRRTLGAVAAGVLVLLIVWNFIYFWPLYTGTPIPEDSWRDRMWLDTWI
- the rsmI gene encoding 16S rRNA (cytidine(1402)-2'-O)-methyltransferase; amino-acid sequence: MDVVTGTTGTLVLAGTPIGDVADAPPRLAAELETADVVAAEDTRRLRRLTQALGIHTTGRVVSYFEGNESARTPELVEALVGGARVLLVTDAGMPSVSDPGYRLVAAAVEKDIKVTAVPGPSAVLTALALSALPVDRFCFEGFLPRKAGERLGKLREVEGERRTMVFFEAPHRLDDTLAAMAEVFGADRRAAVCRELTKTYEEVKRGPLGDLALWAAEGVRGEITVVVEGAPESGAEELDAEELVRRVRVREEAGERRKEAIAAVAAAAGLPKREVFDAVVAAKNAARTGPGDGKGLS
- a CDS encoding TatD family hydrolase; translated protein: MSRTEPPPLPEPLRVPVADSHTHLDMQDGTVEEGLARAAAVNVTTVIQVGCDVQGSRWAAETAAAHPQVHAAVALHPNEAPRIVLGDPGGTSGGGRSRQGAREGGGTAALHEALAEIDALAALEHVRGVGETGLDYFRTGPEGVAAQEESFRAHIEIAKRHGKALVIHDREAHADVLRILADAGAPERTVFHCYSGDADMARTCAEAGYFMSFAGNMTFKNAQPLRDALAVAPMELVLVETDAPFLTPAPYRGRPNAPYLIPVTLRAMAAVKGVDEDTLASAVADNTACAFDY
- a CDS encoding ubiquitin-like domain-containing protein, which translates into the protein MSNSQGSHRAVRGRGRTAVAAAPAAVPAPSPVPPHEALTLGARPLHPPTAVDLPAPGPADRAATLAALTVPAPGGRAGARRAARRRRVPVRPENLRRLVPQALVVAFLAGGTTAFVADDKAVVLDIDGEARTLHTFADDVGELLAEQGIDADGPATVTPAPDRALGHGDRVTVRSSRPVTLTLDGVRRRVWTSEHTVGAALRRLGVRADGAYLSVSRAAPIGRTGLALDVRTERTVTVMADGREHTVRTNAATVREAVARAGVTLRGEDTTSVDPENFPREGQTLSVLRITTTRLVREEPLPYTVERSGDAALAAGTERVEREGRDGACRVLYAVRTVNGVRQAPRVLAAEVVREPVSRVVKAGTGPRDAAR
- the rsmA gene encoding 16S rRNA (adenine(1518)-N(6)/adenine(1519)-N(6))-dimethyltransferase RsmA — protein: MSTTEPDALLGPADIRELAATLGVRPTKQRGQNFVIDANTVRRIVRTAEVRPQDVVVEIGPGLGSLTLALLEAADRVVAVEIDDVLAGALPATVAARMPERADRFALVHSDAMLVRELPGPPPTALVANLPYNVAVPVLLTMLDRFPSIERTLVMVQAEVADRLAARPGNKVYGVPSVKANWYTDVKRAGSIGRKVFWPAPNVDSGLVSLVRRSAPVATTASKAEVFAVVDAAFAQRRKTLRAALAGWAGSAPAAEAALVAAGVSPQARGEALTVEEFAAIAEHRPAEHKPAGSAA
- a CDS encoding 4-(cytidine 5'-diphospho)-2-C-methyl-D-erythritol kinase; the protein is MSVTVRVPAKVNVQLAVGAARPDGFHDLANVFLAVGLYDEVTVTPADGLRITCSGPDAAQVPLDASNLAARAALALAARYGIAPDVHLHIDKDIPVAGGMAGGSADGAGALLACDALWSTGASREELLGICAELGSDVPFSLVGGAALGTGRGERLTPVEVGGTFHWVFAVADGGLSTPAVYGEFDRLTAGTRVPGPVASERLLDALRTGDAQALAGALSNDLQAPALSLRPSLADTLAAGTGAGALAALVSGSGPTTAFLTEDEASARKVADALTASGTCRTARTAVSPAPGATLR